The Daucus carota subsp. sativus chromosome 9, DH1 v3.0, whole genome shotgun sequence genome window below encodes:
- the LOC108202683 gene encoding phototropin-2: MKPSSAPKIAQPESSSSASWMVFDENNKADADAIRERTAEWGHMINPEDGDRSRNASERFGRNNSTESESGIPRVSQELKDALSTLQQTFVVSDATKPDCPIVYASSGFFEMTGYSSKEVIGRNCRFLQGPETDQNEVDKIRHAVKTGTSYCGRLFNYKKDGTPFWNLLTVTPIKDDSGKTIKFIGMQVEVSKYTEGVSEKLLRPNGLPNSLIRYDARQKEKALGSMNEVVQTVKHPRSHKDEKDYPNIDFTHLKPSEVESLHAPNRQTPRVMSTSDPYLRNSTQDSKSKFRKSQHAASMDGYQERSSSTAVKLEDQLSIEPEVLMTTDLERSDSWDRADRERDIRQGIDLATTLERIEKNFVISDPRLPDCPIIFASDSFLELTEYTREEILGRNCRFLQGPETDQATVQKIRDAIKEQREITVQLINYTKSGKKFWNLFHLQPMKDQKGELQYFIGVQLDGSNHVEPLKNRLSESTEQQSAMLVKATAKNVDEAVRELPDANSTVDDLWAIHSQSVVPRPHNRYNSGWLAIHKITATGEKIGLNHFKPIRPLGCGDTGSVHLVELKGTGELFAMKAMEKTIMLNRNKVHRACIEREIISLLDHPFLPTLYTSFQTSTHVCLITDFCAGGELFALLDKQPQKIFKEDSARFYAAEVVIGLEYLHCLGIIYRDLKPENLLLRKDGHIVLTDFDLSFRTFCKPQVIKHPVLKRRRSRSQPPPTFIAEPVTQSNSFVGTEEYIAPEIIKGGGHSSAIDWWALGILLYEMIYGRTPFRGKNRQKTFANILYKDLTFPSSIPASLAARQLIHALLKRDPESRLGSNGGSTEIKEHPFFRDIKWPLIRCMQPPPLDTPLEIIGKESNAKELNWDDDGVLDSNIDIDLF; the protein is encoded by the exons ATGAAGCCATCATCAGCACCGAAAATCGCGCAACCGGAGTCGAGTTCTTCAGCTAGTTGGATGGTTTTTGATGAGAACAATAAAGCGGATGCGGATGCTATTAGGGAGAGGACAGCGGAGTGGGGACATATGATAAATCCGGAGGATGGAGACCGGAGTCGAAATGCGTCCGAGAGATTCGGACGCAATAATTCGACAGAGTCGGAATCAGGTATCCCGAGAGTCTCGCAAGAGTTGAAGGATGCTTTATCGACATTGCAACAAACATTTGTTGTGTCGGATGCTACAAAGCCGGATTGTCCGATTGTGTATGCTAGCAGTGGATTCTTTGAGATGACTGGTTATTCGTCAAAAGAAGTCATTGGAAGAAACTG TCGATTTCTACAAGGACCAGAGACAGACCAAAATGAAGTGGACAAAATAAGACATGCAGTGAAGACAGGAACAAGCTATTGTGGAAGGCTTTTTAACTACAAAAAAGATGGCACTCCGTTTTGGAATCTACTTACAGTTACACCTATCAAAGATGACTCTGGCAAAACCATTAAATTTATTGG AATGCAGGTTGAGGTCAGCAAATACACAGAAGGTGTTAGTGAAAAGCTATTGCGACCAAATGGACTGCCCAATTCCTTGATTCGTTATGATG CTCGTCAGAAGGAAAAGGCCTTGGGTTCTATGAATGAGGTTGTACAAACTGTGAAGCACCCACGCTCTCACAAGGACGAAAAGGACTATCCAAATATTGATTTTACTCACTTAAAACCATCCGAAGTTGAAAGTTTGCATGCTCCTAATAGACAAACTCCTCGTGTAATGTCCACAAGTGACCCATATCTCAGAAATTCTACTCAAGACTCCAAGAGtaaatttagaaaatcacagCATGCAGCATCAATGGA TGGGTATCAGGAGAGGTCTTCTAGCACTGCAGTAAAGCTTGAGGATCAATTGAGTATTGAGCCTGAAGTTCTTATGACAACAGACTTGGAACGCTCTGATAGCTGGGATCGTGCTGACAGAGAAAGGGACATACGTCAGGGAATTGACCTAGCAACCACATTGGAGCGCATTGAGAAAAATTTTGTTATATCAGATCCCAGACTTCCTGATTGCCCCATC ATATTTGCATCTGATAGCTTTCTCGAGCTGACTGAGTATACACGGGAGGAAATATTAGGAAGAAACTGCCG ATTTCTTCAAGGACCTGAAACAGATCAAGCAACTGTACAAAAGATAAGAGATGCAATtaaagaacagagagaaattaCAGTGCAATTAATCAACTACACTAAGAGTG GGAAGAAATTCTGGAATCTATTTCACCTGCAACCTATGAAAGACCAGAAG GGGGAACTCCAGTACTTTATAGGTGTCCAACTAGATGGCAGTAATCATGTGGAGCCACTTAAAAATCGTCTTTCAGAGAGTACAGAACAACAAAGTGCTATGTTG GTCAAAGCAACCGCCAAAAATGTTGATGAAGCTGTTCGGGAACTTCCTGATGCAAATTCG ACTGTTGATGACTTGTGGGCTATCCACTCTCAATCTGTGGTGCCAAGACCTCACAACAGGTACAATTCAGGCTGGCTGGCTATACACAAG ATTACTGCGACTGGGGAGAAAATTGGATTAAATCATTTTAAGCCCATAAGACCATTGGGTTGTGGCGACACTGGAAG TGTTCATTTGGTAGAACTAAAAGGAACAGGTGAACTGTTTGCTATGAAGGCGATGGAAAAAACCATCATGTTAAATCGTAACAAG GTTCATCGAGCATGCATAGAAAGGGAAATCATATCATTACTGGATCATCCTTTCCTCCCAACCCTATACACTTCTTTTCAG ACTTCTACGCATGTTTGCTTGATAACGGACTTTTGTGCTGGAGGGGAGTTATTTGCCTTACTAGACAAGCAgccacaaaaaatatttaaagaagATTCCGCAAG GTTCTATGCGGCTGAAGTTGTTATCGGCTTGGAGTATCTTCATTGTTTAG GTATAATATATCGAGATCTGAAACCGGAAAATTTGCTACTTCGGAAGGATGGGCATATCGTATTGACTGACTTCGATCTTTCGTTTAGGACTTTCTGTAAGCCCCAA GTCATAAAGCATCCAGTACTTAAACGTAGAAGATCCAGAAGCCAACCGCCACCAACATTTATTGCAGAGCCTGTTACACAGTCAAATTCATTTGTTGGAACTGAAGAATATATTGCTCCA GAAATTATTAAAGGAGGTGGCCACAGTAGTGCTATTGATTGGTGGGCACTTG GTATACTGCTCTATGAAATGATTTATGGCCGTACCCCATTCAGAGGGAAAAATAGGCAGAAGACTTTTGCCAACATTTTGTACAAGGACCTTACCTTCCCAAGTAGCATTCcg GCGAGTCTGGCAGCCAGACAGTTGATTCATGCACTGTTGAAAAGAGACCCTGAGAGTCGGTTAGGATCAAATGGTGGTTCCACTGAAATTAAAGAGCACCCTTTCTTCCGCGATATTAAGTGGCCTCTTATTCGTTGCATG CAACCTCCACCTTTAGATACACCTCTTGAAATCATCGGAAAAGAGTCGAATGCCAAGGAATTAAATTGGGATGATGATGGAGTTCTTGACAGTAATATTGATATCGATCTATTTTAG
- the LOC108202684 gene encoding late embryogenesis abundant protein 47, producing the protein MSQQPRREEFEQSLATKNDKIELSGPVVRQEVGERRGEITIGEALEATALTSGNKAVDYSDAAAIQAAEVRATGRTNIVPGGVAAAAQSAATRNARLTQYEEKTKLSEVLADAASKLPSDKPVTRRDAEGVIGAELRNDPNITTHPGGVAASLVAAARINQSKQNADSPRSPQSPGKN; encoded by the exons ATGAGCCAACAACCCAGAAGAGAGGAATTTGAGCAGTCATTAGCAACCAAAAATGACAAGATTGAGCTTAGTGGTCCTGTCGTCAGACAAGAG GTTGGTGAGCGAAGAGGCGAAATAACCATTGGTGAAGCACTTGAAGCAACAGCATTAACATCAGGAAACAAAGCAGTTGATTACAGTGATGCAGCTGCAATACAAGCTGCAGAAGTCAGAGCAACAGGCCGTACCAACATCGTCCCTGGTGGTGTGGCTGCAGCAGCTCAATCCGCGGCAACAAGAAATGCTCGTCTTACACAATACGAGGAGAAAACCAAATTGAGTGAAGTTCTTGCG GACGCAGCTTCAAAGTTACCATCAGATAAACCAGTGACACGTCGAGATGCTGAAGGAGTTATTGGGGCAGAGTTGAGGAATGATCCTAACATCACTACCCATCCGGGAGGGGTCGCAGCATCGTTGGTTGCAGCTGCCAGGATCAACCAGAGCAAACAGAATGCAGACAGCCCCCGCAGCCCCCAGAGTCCGGGAAAAaactaa